In Monodelphis domestica isolate mMonDom1 chromosome 3, mMonDom1.pri, whole genome shotgun sequence, the following proteins share a genomic window:
- the ZNF358 gene encoding zinc finger protein 358 isoform X1: MGPRPRARRFLRRNPGADGRRAGGGRAEGHPPLPPPTPAGGERGPKDAPSLAPGSPDLEEGKKLRPQERTESRVLQASVQQQRRRRAAGGGSGGNSSRGISGISGPMERGEVKARGRAPRETLDSDKEDSCVLSPYADVVDSPVPDRAPSPEGSLDNTPSPEGPFPGPDRTPTPEGRFPTPEGAPSPASPSTSPGPEGLKGFTYSPKGVPDPDGAPTSTQSGLLPGPDSSYSTGDLLPGLEGLVPGLEGTPGLATLVPGAAVVSGISVGDGSAPRPPSPPRPFHCPDCGRSFRRSSGLSQHRRTHSGEKPYRCPDCGKSFSHGATLAQHRGTHTGARPYQCSACGKAFGWRSTLLKHRSSHSGEKPHLCPRCGKAFSHGSLLAQHLRTHGGARPHKCPVCGKGFGQGSGLLKHLRTHTGERPYSCPQCGKAFGQSSALLQHQRTHTAERPYRCPHCSKAFGQSSNLQHHLRTHTGERPYACPHCSKAFGQSSALLQHLHVHSGERPYRCRICGKGFGQASSLTKHRRVHEGAQSGIYDGVQGGIYEGMQNHVYEGRQGAVYEGIQENVFKSIQEDTQGNIYGSVQNEVYEVVHDDTYEAMQESMRENVQDNVFQGVRADVYKSNQNDAFDGIQEDMNKDAQDNVYGGDQNEVYERVQDIYKGIQQGNKEGIHETSEEVPSTLPPTGDEDNEDDFGGGEYDDDGGGDYVDEFDDDATFEGGRDFDDDATFEGGGDFDDDATFEGGAHYGEEFDDDATYEGGDFGEEFDDDATYTGDNYVGGDGDDVGNIHGDGDGDD; this comes from the exons ATGGGTCCCAGGCCTCGAGCTCGCCGCTTCCTCCGCCGAAACCCGGGCGCGGACGGGCggagggcggggggggggcgGGCAGAAGGGCacccccccctcccacctcccactccGGCTGGGGGAGAGCGAGGCCCCAAGGACGCGCCCAGTTTGGCGCCCGGATCGCCGGAccttgaggagggaaagaaactgaggccccaggagAGGACGGAG AGCCGAGTCCTCCAGGCGAGTGtgcagcagcagcggcggcggcgggcgGCGGGCGGCGGCAGTGGTGGCAATAGCAGCCGCGGCATTAGCGGCATTAGCGGCCCGATGGAGCGAGGGGAGGTGAAGGCTCGGGGCCGAGCCCCCAGGGAGACCCTGGACAGCGACAAAGAAGACAGCTGTGTCCTCAGCCCTTATGCAG ATGTGGTGGACAGTCCAGTCCCAGATAGAGCCCCCAGTCCAGAGGGCTCTCTGGACAATACTCCCAGCCCTGAAGGCCCCTTCCCTGGCCCTGATAGGACCCCCACCCCTGAGGGCCGCTTCCCTACTCCAGAGGGTGCCCCTTCCCCAGCCAGCCCCAGCACCAGCCCTGGCCCTGAAGGCCTCAAAGGCTTTACCTATTCTCCCAAAGGTGTCCCTGACCCAGATGGTGCCCCTACCTCTACCCAGTCTGGCCTCCTACCAGGCCCAGACAGCAGTTATAGCACTGGGGATCTCCTCCCTGGGCTTGAAGGCCTTGTACCTGGGCTGGAAGGTACTCCAGGTCTAGCAACCCTAGTTCCTGGGGCAGCAGTGGTCTCTGGCATCAGTGTTGGTGATGGAAGTGCCCCCCGACCACCCAGCCCACCTCGGCCCTTCCATTGCCCAGACTGTGGGCGCTCATTCCGTCGAAGCTCGGGGCTGAGTCAGCATCGTCGTACGCACAGCGGGGAGAAGCCATATCGATGCCCTGATTGTGGCAAGTCTTTCAGCCATGGAGCCACGCTGGCTCAGCACCGTGGCACACACACTGGTGCTCGTCCCTACCAATGTAGCGCCTGTGGCAAGGCTTTTGGCTGGCGCTCTACTCTGCTGAAGCACCGAAGCAGCCACAGTGGAGAAAAGCCACACTTGTGCCCAAGATGTGGGAAGGCTTTCAGCCATGGCTCATTGCTAGCCCAGCACCTACGCACCCATGGTGGTGCCCGCCCACACAAGTGTCCAGTCTGTGGCAAGGGTTTTGGGCAGGGCTCTGGCCTGCTCAAACACCTTCGTACACATACAGGTGAGAGGCCCTATTCCTGTCCCCAGTGTGGCAAGGCTTTTGGGCAGAGTTCAGCCCTCTTACAGCACCAACGCACACACACAGCTGAGCGCCCCTATCGCTGCCCACATTGCTCCAAGGCCTTTGGCCAGAGCTCCAACTTGCAGCACCACTTGCGCACGCATACTGGTGAGCGGCCTTATGCCTGCCCTCATTGCTCCAAGGCCTTTGGCCAAAGTTCTGCCCTCCTGCAGCACCTTCATGTGCACTCTGGTGAGCGTCCCTACCGCTGCCGAATCTGTGGGAAGGGCTTTGGCCAGGCCTCCAGCCTCACTAAGCATCGACGGGTGCATGAAGGGGCCCAGAGTGGCATCTATGATGGTGTCCAGGGAGGTATTTATGAGGGGATGCAGAATCATGTTTATGAGGGCAGACAGGGGGCTGTCTATGAAGGCATTCAGGAAAATGTCTTTAAGAGCATCCAGGAGGATACTCAGGGAAACATCTATGGGAGTGTCCAAAATGAAGTCTATGAGGTGGTCCATGATGATACCTATGAGGCAATGCAGGAGAGTATGCGTGAAAATGTCCAGGATAATGTCTTTCAAGGTGTTAGAGCTGATGTCTACAAGAGTAACCAGAATGATGCCTTTGATGGCATCCAGGAGGATATGAACAAAGATGCCCAGGACAATGTCTATGGGGGTGATCAAAATGAAGTTTATGAACGAGTCCAGGATATCTACAAGGGCATCCAACAGGGAAACAAAGAGGGAATCCATGAGACCTCTGAAGAGGTACCCTCCACCCTGCCTCCTACTGGTGATGAggataatgaagatgactttgGTGGTGGCGAATATGATGACGATGGGGGTGGTGACTATGTTGACGAATTCGATGATGATGCCACCTTTGAGGGTGGTCGGGACTTTGATGATGATGCCACCTTTGAAGGTGGTGGGGACTTTGATGATGATGCTACCTTTGAAGGTGGTGCTCACTATGGCGAGGAATTTGATGATGATGCCACCTATGAAGGTGGTGACTTTGGTGAGGAATTTGATGATGATGCCACCTATACAGGTGACAACTAtgttggtggtgatggtgatgacgTTGGCAATATCCACGGCGATGGTGATGGAGATGACTGA
- the ZNF358 gene encoding zinc finger protein 358 isoform X2 encodes MERGEVKARGRAPRETLDSDKEDSCVLSPYADVVDSPVPDRAPSPEGSLDNTPSPEGPFPGPDRTPTPEGRFPTPEGAPSPASPSTSPGPEGLKGFTYSPKGVPDPDGAPTSTQSGLLPGPDSSYSTGDLLPGLEGLVPGLEGTPGLATLVPGAAVVSGISVGDGSAPRPPSPPRPFHCPDCGRSFRRSSGLSQHRRTHSGEKPYRCPDCGKSFSHGATLAQHRGTHTGARPYQCSACGKAFGWRSTLLKHRSSHSGEKPHLCPRCGKAFSHGSLLAQHLRTHGGARPHKCPVCGKGFGQGSGLLKHLRTHTGERPYSCPQCGKAFGQSSALLQHQRTHTAERPYRCPHCSKAFGQSSNLQHHLRTHTGERPYACPHCSKAFGQSSALLQHLHVHSGERPYRCRICGKGFGQASSLTKHRRVHEGAQSGIYDGVQGGIYEGMQNHVYEGRQGAVYEGIQENVFKSIQEDTQGNIYGSVQNEVYEVVHDDTYEAMQESMRENVQDNVFQGVRADVYKSNQNDAFDGIQEDMNKDAQDNVYGGDQNEVYERVQDIYKGIQQGNKEGIHETSEEVPSTLPPTGDEDNEDDFGGGEYDDDGGGDYVDEFDDDATFEGGRDFDDDATFEGGGDFDDDATFEGGAHYGEEFDDDATYEGGDFGEEFDDDATYTGDNYVGGDGDDVGNIHGDGDGDD; translated from the exons ATGGAGCGAGGGGAGGTGAAGGCTCGGGGCCGAGCCCCCAGGGAGACCCTGGACAGCGACAAAGAAGACAGCTGTGTCCTCAGCCCTTATGCAG ATGTGGTGGACAGTCCAGTCCCAGATAGAGCCCCCAGTCCAGAGGGCTCTCTGGACAATACTCCCAGCCCTGAAGGCCCCTTCCCTGGCCCTGATAGGACCCCCACCCCTGAGGGCCGCTTCCCTACTCCAGAGGGTGCCCCTTCCCCAGCCAGCCCCAGCACCAGCCCTGGCCCTGAAGGCCTCAAAGGCTTTACCTATTCTCCCAAAGGTGTCCCTGACCCAGATGGTGCCCCTACCTCTACCCAGTCTGGCCTCCTACCAGGCCCAGACAGCAGTTATAGCACTGGGGATCTCCTCCCTGGGCTTGAAGGCCTTGTACCTGGGCTGGAAGGTACTCCAGGTCTAGCAACCCTAGTTCCTGGGGCAGCAGTGGTCTCTGGCATCAGTGTTGGTGATGGAAGTGCCCCCCGACCACCCAGCCCACCTCGGCCCTTCCATTGCCCAGACTGTGGGCGCTCATTCCGTCGAAGCTCGGGGCTGAGTCAGCATCGTCGTACGCACAGCGGGGAGAAGCCATATCGATGCCCTGATTGTGGCAAGTCTTTCAGCCATGGAGCCACGCTGGCTCAGCACCGTGGCACACACACTGGTGCTCGTCCCTACCAATGTAGCGCCTGTGGCAAGGCTTTTGGCTGGCGCTCTACTCTGCTGAAGCACCGAAGCAGCCACAGTGGAGAAAAGCCACACTTGTGCCCAAGATGTGGGAAGGCTTTCAGCCATGGCTCATTGCTAGCCCAGCACCTACGCACCCATGGTGGTGCCCGCCCACACAAGTGTCCAGTCTGTGGCAAGGGTTTTGGGCAGGGCTCTGGCCTGCTCAAACACCTTCGTACACATACAGGTGAGAGGCCCTATTCCTGTCCCCAGTGTGGCAAGGCTTTTGGGCAGAGTTCAGCCCTCTTACAGCACCAACGCACACACACAGCTGAGCGCCCCTATCGCTGCCCACATTGCTCCAAGGCCTTTGGCCAGAGCTCCAACTTGCAGCACCACTTGCGCACGCATACTGGTGAGCGGCCTTATGCCTGCCCTCATTGCTCCAAGGCCTTTGGCCAAAGTTCTGCCCTCCTGCAGCACCTTCATGTGCACTCTGGTGAGCGTCCCTACCGCTGCCGAATCTGTGGGAAGGGCTTTGGCCAGGCCTCCAGCCTCACTAAGCATCGACGGGTGCATGAAGGGGCCCAGAGTGGCATCTATGATGGTGTCCAGGGAGGTATTTATGAGGGGATGCAGAATCATGTTTATGAGGGCAGACAGGGGGCTGTCTATGAAGGCATTCAGGAAAATGTCTTTAAGAGCATCCAGGAGGATACTCAGGGAAACATCTATGGGAGTGTCCAAAATGAAGTCTATGAGGTGGTCCATGATGATACCTATGAGGCAATGCAGGAGAGTATGCGTGAAAATGTCCAGGATAATGTCTTTCAAGGTGTTAGAGCTGATGTCTACAAGAGTAACCAGAATGATGCCTTTGATGGCATCCAGGAGGATATGAACAAAGATGCCCAGGACAATGTCTATGGGGGTGATCAAAATGAAGTTTATGAACGAGTCCAGGATATCTACAAGGGCATCCAACAGGGAAACAAAGAGGGAATCCATGAGACCTCTGAAGAGGTACCCTCCACCCTGCCTCCTACTGGTGATGAggataatgaagatgactttgGTGGTGGCGAATATGATGACGATGGGGGTGGTGACTATGTTGACGAATTCGATGATGATGCCACCTTTGAGGGTGGTCGGGACTTTGATGATGATGCCACCTTTGAAGGTGGTGGGGACTTTGATGATGATGCTACCTTTGAAGGTGGTGCTCACTATGGCGAGGAATTTGATGATGATGCCACCTATGAAGGTGGTGACTTTGGTGAGGAATTTGATGATGATGCCACCTATACAGGTGACAACTAtgttggtggtgatggtgatgacgTTGGCAATATCCACGGCGATGGTGATGGAGATGACTGA